The Pseudanabaenaceae cyanobacterium SKYG29 genomic interval CCGTGGACATCAACGGGTGATTACGTCGGTTTTGCACCGAGAGGGTTTGATCTCTACAGTTGTAACTTTTAATCCCCACCCCAGGGATTTTTTCAGTGGAAGAATGTCTTCGTTCCTTACTCCTTTGGCGGAGAAGATGGCTCTGTTGCAGGCAATGGGGGTGGAACAGTTGGTGGTGTTGCCCTTTACCAGGGAGTTAGCCAGTCTAAGGGCGGAAAATTTTGTCGCGGAGATTCTGCAGCAGGGGTTGGATGCGCAGTTGGTTAGTGTGGGGTGTGATTTTCGCTTTGGTTGGCAGCGGCAGGGAGATGTGCAATTGCTCCGATCGTTTTTTGGGGATAGGGTCTTGGTGGTGGCGGAGCAGAGGTTGGAGGGGGCTAGCTCGATTAGGATAAGTAGCTCTGCTATCAAGACTGCGCTAGGGGAAGGGAATGTGGCTCTTGCCAATGATTTGTTGGGCAGACGTTATAGTATTACGGGTCATGTGGTAACAGGGCAACAACTGGGTCGGGAATTGGGCTTCCCTACGGCTAATTTGCAAGTTGATCCGCAAAAGTATCTACCCAGGGATGGGGTCTATGCTGTTTTGTGGCGGGGACAGCCAGGGGTGATGAACATTGGGGTACGCCCAACAGTGGCAGGGGAACGGAAGCGAACGGTGGAAGTTCATTTACTGAACTGGGAGGGAAATTTGTATGGTCAGGAAATGACAGTGGAGTTGCTTCGCTTCATTAGGGAAGAGAAGAAATTTGCTAGCTTGGCTGAATTGCAAAACCAGATTCAAAGAGATTGTGAGGTGGCTCTAGGCTGTTCGGAGTTGGCGCAGAATTGTTAGCAGTTCGCTATCTTCCCGCTTGAAGATAGGTAAAAATTCAATGTGCTTGTAGCGAATGATGCCGTTGATGTCAACGATAAAATAAGCTCTCTTGCTGCCGAAAAGACTGTCTGCCACTCCGTATAATTTACTTACTTCTTGGTTACGGTCGCTGAGGAGGGGAAACTGTAGCCCTAATTTGCGGGAGAATTCTATGTGTTTCTCGATCGGGTCTTTGCTAATTCCCAAAATCTCTGCCCCTAATTCCCGAAACTTGCTCCAGTCATCGGCAAAACATTGCATTTCATTGGTGCACACTGGGGTAAAATCGGCAGGGTAAAAAGCAAGAAGGACAGTCTGTTTACCTCTGTAACTACTGAGAGAGATGTTGCCCTTGTCACTGGGCAGGGTGAAATCAGGAGCAGGTTGACCAACTTCAGCAGGCATAGTCTTGCTTAGATTGAGTAGTTAAATCCTAGCAGAAAGTACCCCCCTTGGTGAAAGAGGCAGAGGTTATCTGCCCCTGGAGTATTGTTAGACAGTGACGAAGTAACCAGCGCTTAGGTTCAGTCCTGTACTGCCCTGGATGATAGCAATGAGGTCGCTACCTCCCTGGTTGTGAAAGAGGGCGGTGCCACTGGGGAAACCTGCAGGGGGATTGCCGAGGCTGTAGTTGGTTTTGCTGCCAAAGAGTTGGATGAGGTCTTCGCTGGTGTTGAAGTCCAGAATGAGAGCATAGTCACTGTTGCCTTGCCCACGATAGAACACTCCTTGGGGTGTGCCTAGCACAAACCGATCGCGCCCTACCCCGCCGAACAGTCTGTCCACTTCCCCTGTTCCTCTGCCTGTCAAGGGGTCTGCCCCCGTGAGAGTGTCATCACCAGCATCACCAAAGAGCCGATCGTTACCTGTACCACCAGTTAACACATCATTGCCTCTGCCACCGTAGAGAAGGTCGTTCCCTGTTTCACCCAGGACTGTATCATTCCCATCACCAGCAGAGATGAAGTCATTGTCTGCTCCCCCTCTGAGGTTGTCGTTGCCTGCGCCACCAGCGATCGTGTCAGCACCAGCAGTGCCAGTAAAGGACAGGTTTTCAGTGGTTTGATTATTTTTCGTGGAGCTGTCCGTGCGACCAGCAAAACCAGCGTTGACTACAGAATTGAGGTTGAGGAAGGTGCCATTGCCCTGGCGGAAGCTGGAACCTTGCAGGAGCTGGGTGTATAGGGTGTGGGCGTAGCTGTGATTGCCAGCGAAATTCCACTGCCCCGGTTGAAACATATCCCGCCAGTTAACATAGACATCGTAGGTAGCCAGGGGATCGTCGTAGCCGAGGGTTTGGCTAGTGTGAAAAACAGTTACTCTTCTGGCATCAGTGGG includes:
- a CDS encoding bifunctional riboflavin kinase/FAD synthetase, whose protein sequence is MKVIVVSDLEWLHKPTAIALGNFDGVHRGHQRVITSVLHREGLISTVVTFNPHPRDFFSGRMSSFLTPLAEKMALLQAMGVEQLVVLPFTRELASLRAENFVAEILQQGLDAQLVSVGCDFRFGWQRQGDVQLLRSFFGDRVLVVAEQRLEGASSIRISSSAIKTALGEGNVALANDLLGRRYSITGHVVTGQQLGRELGFPTANLQVDPQKYLPRDGVYAVLWRGQPGVMNIGVRPTVAGERKRTVEVHLLNWEGNLYGQEMTVELLRFIREEKKFASLAELQNQIQRDCEVALGCSELAQNC
- a CDS encoding peroxiredoxin; translation: MPAEVGQPAPDFTLPSDKGNISLSSYRGKQTVLLAFYPADFTPVCTNEMQCFADDWSKFRELGAEILGISKDPIEKHIEFSRKLGLQFPLLSDRNQEVSKLYGVADSLFGSKRAYFIVDINGIIRYKHIEFLPIFKREDSELLTILRQLRTA